A region from the Streptomyces sp. 3214.6 genome encodes:
- a CDS encoding sensor histidine kinase encodes MRPVQATTTPGRSRRAERIMAVINRDPRSAPHRTRTDALLAAAIAALATLLGLLGSDGSRPDVLGWTLLLAAHVPLVWRRSRPMPVLFALVACIVPYHALDNDHTAPVAATMVALYTIACTGTARRTLLTGVSVLGVTLTVNAVTNPDGVQEVLRISGWVIAVLFCGMSARYYRQYVAAIVERAERAERTRDEEARRRVAEERLRIARDLHDLLAHTITLIGVQTSVAAHVLAADPDRLDRTAVAKALDDIAETCRSARGELRTTLEVLRENGAPDARGPLPGLHGLSDLAETARVAGASVDLSVGAGEVPPAVGAAAYRIVQEALTNAVRHGGRADLAVGVRVYEEQGALRVTVTDDGGGTPAPANPGAGDDAGAGPPGFGLVGMRERARSVGGTLEAGPRNDEGEGFEVRAVLPTEAGR; translated from the coding sequence ATGAGGCCCGTGCAGGCAACCACGACACCCGGGCGTTCCCGACGAGCCGAACGCATCATGGCGGTGATCAACCGCGACCCCCGCTCGGCCCCGCACCGCACCCGCACCGACGCGCTGCTGGCCGCCGCGATCGCCGCCCTCGCCACGCTCCTCGGCCTCCTCGGCAGCGACGGGTCGCGCCCCGACGTGCTCGGCTGGACGCTGCTGCTCGCCGCGCACGTGCCCCTGGTGTGGCGGCGCAGCCGTCCGATGCCGGTCCTGTTCGCCTTGGTGGCCTGCATCGTCCCGTACCACGCCCTCGACAACGACCACACGGCGCCCGTCGCCGCGACCATGGTGGCGCTCTACACCATCGCGTGCACCGGCACCGCCCGCCGCACGCTGCTCACCGGCGTCTCCGTCCTCGGCGTGACGCTGACCGTCAACGCGGTCACCAACCCCGACGGCGTGCAGGAGGTGCTGCGGATCTCCGGTTGGGTCATCGCCGTCCTCTTCTGCGGCATGAGCGCCCGCTACTACCGCCAGTACGTCGCCGCCATCGTCGAACGCGCCGAACGCGCCGAACGCACCCGTGACGAGGAGGCCCGCCGCCGCGTCGCCGAGGAACGCCTGCGCATCGCCCGTGACCTGCACGACCTGCTCGCGCACACCATCACCCTCATCGGCGTGCAGACCTCCGTCGCCGCCCACGTCCTGGCTGCCGATCCCGACCGCCTCGACCGCACGGCCGTCGCCAAGGCCCTCGACGACATCGCCGAGACCTGCCGCAGCGCCCGCGGCGAACTCCGTACGACGCTGGAGGTGCTGCGCGAGAACGGGGCCCCCGACGCCCGCGGCCCGCTGCCCGGCCTGCACGGACTGTCCGACCTCGCGGAAACGGCCCGGGTTGCCGGGGCGAGCGTCGACCTGTCGGTCGGGGCGGGGGAGGTGCCGCCCGCGGTGGGCGCGGCCGCCTACCGGATCGTCCAGGAAGCGCTGACGAACGCGGTCAGGCACGGCGGACGGGCCGATCTCGCGGTCGGGGTGCGGGTGTACGAGGAACAGGGCGCCCTGCGGGTGACGGTGACCGACGACGGTGGCGGTACCCCCGCTCCAGCGAATCCGGGAGCAGGGGACGACGCCGGGGCGGGCCCGCCAGGGTTCGGACTCGTCGGAATGCGGGAACGGGCGCGCAGCGTGGGCGGCACACTGGAGGCCGGACCGAGGAACGACGAGGGGGAGGGGTTCGAGGTGCGTGCCGTACTGCCGACGGAGGCCGGCCGATGA
- a CDS encoding response regulator, translating into MSPIRVLLADDQTLVRAAFAMLVESAPDMAVVGQAGTGREAVAVARGERPDLVVMDIRMPDLDGIEATRLIAADEELAGVRVLVLTTYDTDENIVEALRAGASGFLVKDTRPADLLDAIRTIAAGEALLSPGPTARLIARFLRSPVGPPTAGGPEELSEREREVLALVARGLTNTEIAEALGLSPLTAKTHVSRIIGKLGARDRAQLVIVAYESGLVTPGRAS; encoded by the coding sequence ATGAGCCCGATCCGGGTGCTGCTCGCGGACGACCAGACACTGGTTCGGGCCGCGTTCGCGATGCTCGTCGAGTCCGCGCCGGACATGGCGGTGGTCGGCCAGGCCGGCACCGGACGGGAGGCGGTGGCGGTGGCCCGCGGGGAGCGCCCCGACCTGGTCGTGATGGACATCCGCATGCCCGACCTCGACGGCATCGAGGCCACCCGGCTGATCGCCGCCGACGAGGAGCTCGCGGGGGTCCGCGTGCTGGTCCTGACGACGTACGACACCGACGAGAACATCGTCGAGGCGCTGCGCGCGGGCGCCTCCGGCTTCCTGGTGAAGGACACCCGGCCCGCCGACCTCCTGGACGCCATCCGCACGATCGCCGCGGGTGAGGCGCTGCTGTCGCCCGGCCCGACGGCCCGCCTGATCGCCCGGTTCCTGCGCAGCCCCGTCGGGCCGCCCACGGCAGGCGGCCCGGAGGAGCTCTCCGAACGGGAGCGCGAGGTACTCGCCCTGGTCGCGCGCGGCCTGACCAACACGGAGATCGCCGAGGCGCTGGGCCTCAGCCCGCTCACCGCGAAGACCCACGTCAGTCGCATCATCGGCAAGCTGGGCGCGCGTGACCGGGCACAACTGGTCATCGTTGCCTACGAGTCGGGCCTGGTGACACCGGGGCGGGCCTCGTGA